GTGGTTCTATTTATCGGAGTATATAAGGTATATATACCAACGGTTACGAAATGGTCcctatactatattatattataaccaCCGAGTATTCGTTCAGAAAGCAAAATTAAACGAGCCACAAAAgtgttatcaaaatttaatttttgaagtaaGTATACCTTTTGGGCCGTGAAGTACAAGAGCACAGGCACTAATTAAAGATCCAAGTTAACGCCTGGTAGTAAGTACCGGTAAACCCAGAGCTGGTGCGTTTCTCGCTCAAgcaataagtatcgcaatacagcgatgAAATGCTAGCGTTAAagatacactgccacagggatcagacgttttaaatttgttgtaattttggTTTAtccatttataattattattatgtaggttaaaaagattgtaaatacttcattaaaatcaatttcttGCACATGTCGTTCTAAGTATTTGGCACCTTAAATAATGCTCATAATTGTTTTGCTCTTATATCCAACGAGTCATaatggtttttttaaaatcctaCTCGcataaaacacaatattaagGCATTATATCCTCGTCTCTTATGAAGGTAGATTATTTTAATCGTGGTCGTCCAAAAAGGCaagtttcaatatttttacttactacGGTAATCTATAAACcttatcattaaatttaataaaattaagtccCTCACTTGCGTCTATCTGTCTGTATAAATGcgataaattcaaaaattaccAAACCAACTTTGGTACGGTATTCGCTAAATACGGTAACTATTGACAAGACTAGGAAATACGTTGCTTTTACCTTAAATGAATCAAATTTCACCAAAAACCCAGTTTTAGTCACTTTTACGTACGCAGTTTCGATTGTTCCTCGTGGTACCTACATTACTATCAGCGTATACAAACTGTATATAATGTTAAGTGAGGCCGCAGTCAACAAACCTCAGTCTTGTTGCATTAGCGGCAGTACAtttgttgttaaaaatgtatcgGTTTGTGCTTTTCCTAACTTTATTTTCCTACGCAGCGTCAAAGTGTTAGTATCAATCTTTCATTTAGAAATTAGTAAAGTACGACGTTAATTTATTGTGTGAAAATGAAATTCTGAACACTTTTTCTGTTTTAGCTGAGCTGTCATGTAGGCATATTCGCGAATTCGTGGATAGACATAATTATTGGAGGTTGAAATTGGCGAAGGGAGAAATACCTAATCAACCGGCGGCATCGGAGATGAAGTATATTGTGAgtattatcttatataaatgagtagttataataatagacaaaataaatatgtaacggTCAATGTTTTTTCTAGATTTGGGACGAAGAGTTGGCAGCTAAAGCAGCTCAATGGGCCTCCAATAATGAATATAAGCACAACCCGGATAAATCTGTCGGtgagttattttatatgaaaggcCTTTGTAAAAAAGATCTTattttggttaaataaaactgggttaggttttcaattaaatgtaatacatGTATACATGTGCGTGCGATACCAACGTATACGATATAATAAGGTACGATGACATGACAATAATTCCTTTTTACCATCTCGttctgaatttttattttaaaataaaaaataaataaatagtacacatatataatatatatactgttaGAAATTATTCCAGGTATTGCTCTTATTGGTATAACAGTGTGTAGGCATAGTGGTTTCAACGAGagactctcaaccctgagatcgtaggttcgaaccccgggcttgccaatggactttctgttaTTATTCGCTtgtacggtgaaagaaaacatcgttaggaaaccgacatgcttgacccaaaaaagtcgacggtgtgcgtcaggcagagaaggctggtcacctatttattcataataaaaataattaaacggtcgtttatcatataataatagttagttGCAATCAAGCCAGTTGTGTCGCTTTTGCTTGTTTTTCGCGTTTCTTTATTTTGCGATAGTTCCCAACATGTTCTTTTCAATTGCATTAAGAAATATACCGATGTAATGTGAATGAAATGTTCGAGTTCGATCAACACATTGGACTACTGCATCTGTTTATCTGTATCTTGATaacttttctttataaacGACAACCTGGAGGACAGGCCATCGACTTTTGTTGAAACTTATatctctataaatataaaattctcgtgtcacaatgttcgttcccatactcctctgAAACGGCTCGACGGATTcttatgaaatgttttatgtatattcaaagtcaagtctgagaatcggctaccatctatctttcaaacctctaagtgataagggtgtccaccccaaaaaaaattattagacaattttttttgttttttgttttatgacagcacacaaaaatacatacaacccttaattgtcacccacTACGATCAAcgcctatttttaattatagtaaaaaaaaggtttcctataaataacatacatggcaaaacgacgtttgccgggtcagctagtgtTTGTATAAATTCCTAGACGTGCGTTCGAAAAGAGAGAGATAAATTTGGAGTATTTGTTGCCAGTGTAatctttaaaatgaaatatagaaGTTATTACTTCTAtccaaaacaatataaatatatgtttcacATTATCTATAAAGTGAcacatttaaactttattgaattgttAACAATTTCTCACAAAATTATTGAATGTTCCAGGATCAAATCGCTTTTTTACCGGTGAAAATATATTCTCGACAGCTTCCACTGATCTGTCATACAAGTTTGAACCAAGAAGTGTAGTGGATTCCTGGTTCAGTGAACACAAATACTTCAAGTATGGAGCTTTGGAAGATTCTGGTAAAAAGATTAGTGATTACCCACAGGTGAGTTAAGATTGGATAATCATTTCTTTCTTTTGAAATGGTTTTGGTGCTATATTAAAGCCGAACAGATGatcagttaaaatttaaacctaAATATCTGTCTCCATTATTTACCTAAACTAGGTATTAAACATTGCCCTCTCTTTTAATGTACGTGGGACTGTTTctgtttattgaaattaaaattaaagatacatttacGAATTTTTATCCAATTCCAAACCTACTATCAAACTGATAACCTCCATTTTTTAACTCTTAACTCATTTTCTAACTTAATAGCCACATCGCCTAGGCGAATTACATTTAGtgcataattttctttttatttcaggtGGCATGGTCCGACTCTATTTATTTAGGCTGTGGGGTCtctaaagaatataaaaatggaTGGCTCAATTACTACGTTGTATGCAACTATGGACCGACGTAAGTAgccaaaataatgatttaaaccttttaaacgtgaattaaacaaatgaagtACCTTATTCGACGACCCGATTATAGCATGATTGGTGACTGAACTGGCTGCTGAGTAATTAAGATAGTTAATTCGCGATTGAATTCTTTAATGAAGCTTTATTTAACTTTGTCGGACTCGCGtaaatcaatgaaaatattatgttgagtTATGAGTTCATAATTACTCAATAACTTCGGTTGATATGTCATGTGCATTAAACACGGaccaaaattttgtattacatttataaccaCTGACTTATATTTATGTGCTCTATATTTCAAGCGTATGTTCTTTTTAACTATAAGTTTAATTTCTATACTTATACcggtttataattattttgtttacagtGGAAACTTGGGCAGGGCTCCCTATCCCGCCGGACAGCCGAGTGGCCAGCTCGTATGTGCCAACGACTGCAGTAGATTCTACGGGGACAAGTGTTCCGTATTCAATGTATTTTTGCGATAAGatttttagaatataattaagaGTATTTAAGATGACAAATGAAACGTATTTAGTATTATTCAACTTTGTATTTTTGCtgaatatttgtatgatttttttaaagaaaactacGTTGTCAAACTCATGGTagaaatactaaaaacaaGGCTTCATTACTTTCTAAGCTGTatgcatatttttaatctgtttgtAGAATATATTCGTATTCTTTAATTACTCAGCGACGTAGATATAACGCAATAAACTTCTAAAGATACTATcgaatatttatgtatggttttacaaattatattgataatttgggttacctaataataataaattttatataaattatatattaaccaAATATCGGACTGTAGatattaccgtcacatttttattatatttaatgtatataaaatatatagagtaGTATAGttttaaggaattttaatttataataagtaatttccAAGTTTGTTTTGCTAAGATGGacaaaattatctaaatatataaaaattataataaaatctgataacattatttttcattattatgttaCCCAcaagattatataaatttgctAATAGGCTTTTaagtgtttttgttattaattagttaaaataaattacctgaaactattttttaataaaaatatattttgattgaaGTTTTCTAACACAGATCCAAAAACAGTCACAAAGAAAAGCGTTAATCTGACTCAATGAAAGGAAATGGTAACGATATATCCATGGGTGATGTCCCATTGGAGAAAAAATCCAAACTAAACCCACTTCAAGGTTTGTtctcaattaataaaaacagccTTATAAATGCCTATGGTCCAATGTTTGAGGAATACTCATTGTCAAAGGCATAGTCTTTATAAGCTTAGTCTTTGACAATGTACTGAGGTATTTTATtctctatttaaatatatgaaatattattttggccTATTATGGCACAATCAATTTGTAAGCATAGTAACTTTCATACCCATTGCATACAACATCATTAACTCGACCTATCACAAGTTTTTCAAGAGAAATGGGCATTGTCGAGCAGCATAAATACCTGCCTGCATGGGTACTTTCTCCTACGCTTCCTTAATTATCTTTTCAATTTTACACCTTCATTTGGTTTTGGAATTTTACAATTGCACAGATCATTATcataagaatttaataaatttatcagaCTCATTTGGGAAGACTGttgtctattattttaaacagattTCCTAATACATTTCCAGGGGAATTAGATCCTAACAGTTCAGACCACGTAGTAGCTATGACACAATTGAAGGAAACTATTGCAAGTTTACAGAAAAAAGTGCAGCAGAAAGAGATGGAATTACTCTCCAAGGTAAATTGGTAAGGATTTTAAGGTGTCTACTTAATGTTGATTGACTGATTTGATAATTGAGGCCGAaccaatttttattctaaaaccTACTTATCTTTCAGATAACAGAACTTAAGGCTCAACACCACAATGATACAACAGACCTCCGTATCGAGATGAAGAACAAAGAGCGTCTTAATGAGACAAAATTCAGCATTATGAACAGCAAAATCCAGAATTTGCTTAAGGAAGTGGCAACACTGAGCAAGTCTGCTAaaagaaataacaaaaatgttaaatctCTGACAAATGATAACAGTGGAAGCGGTACAGACAGCCCAAGCACTAATTAGGACAATTTAGGCACCGTTCACATGATCGGGTGaactatgtttttttaatcagaGAAACTCAGTTACTGTTGAACTGTTGACGGGCTCTAACTGTAAGAAACATTCTAATTATGAGAAATCACGTGtttattgacattgacatatagctaatttattgtaattgaattttagttcccctattttactatttttaaatctaaaacttcTCAACCTAACATTAGATTTTTCCTTTATTTACTACGCCCAGGGTCTATTTAACCACTGtcgtatgtatttttatatatttcaacttCATAGGAAATGGTTTCACCGTTCGCAAGAACAATAAAGCTAATAGCGTAAGAGAATAGTAACAAAAACGAATTAATGAataagtttagttttgttCTATGGATGTTGAAAGTAAACGAATTCGACGCATGAATATTATTggtatagtaaataatataaagtatatggAAATTACATTATCATATCAAGTATATCTTGAGAATGCTCTCGTTCAGCTTGTGCTACTGCGAACACGAATATTTAATGCGAATTTCAAACtactaaaaaaaagtaattatgacttgttatttaaaattgaaaccCTGTCATGTGTGTAcatgatatataaatttaaactatttaaaagtGTGAATGACGGGTTGTCTAGTGTGTGCGGTGAACCTTAAAAGGAGgttccttttatttttttattctgcaAATGGTTtcatttatagtatttatatgtttaagtgAAACTAGGTATCAATTTTAACCATTTTGTTTAGAGTAAGTGATGTGGTGTgagtttttttatgagatgacatctatataattttaatttccacTTGACATAACGACTGTagtcaataaacaaaattaatgctgttatatatattaatactatatattagcAATCAAGACTTGTATGCTTCTATCAAGATAGTAAAGCCTTGAAACTTTCATGTTTTAATAGTCAAAATTATGAATACTAAGTCATCTCCTAAACTATATGAATGAATGTATTAGAAATATAAGTAGAAACTGATGCGGGTCAATGGTATTCgttagaaaaaattaaagatcACATCCGTgattacattttgtatattttttacatcattttttttaattttagaataaaatatgtgattcagtaatttattttatagtttaatattgacaattgaatatttttttgtaatctaAATGTAATCATttcatgtatataattttacgcAGATTCATTATTGAGAATATTTTTTGGGCaatgattaaaatatcttagtaCTCCGGAATTTATGAAGTGTACAAAAACCAcggtatgttttttaaattgtgtattttttttaatgatataagaTCATTATTTGATGACAATTAACAAATCGACTGATTAATgcacatacaaattattttgatattgtttGTTTCTTTAGTTAAATCTGTACTCAGTGTTGTTCGTTAACACTTAGTGGTttcttaaactaaataatttcattttaaatcgTATGGGAAGTTAAGTCCTTCTTGACTATTTCTTTAAATCAGTTGTTATGCGGGCATTAGtatacaattacaaatattttaatggatGACTCTGACTATGGAGTTTTGACAAACATACCTCAATCAATGTTGTTATCACTTGTATCACTTTATGAACGCCTAACATTCTATACTTATTAAGCCTTATAGTACGTTTATGAATCTGTTATGTCATTACAAAAGATGGACTATAAAAACTTGCTTGTTGCCATGGTTACCATTACATGGACAAACAGTAACAACAAAGGCCGTATCTTTGGTAGTAAATAGTCTGGTTATATAAAAGACTGTTATTGACCCAAAAAGAGTAATTTAATACtcgataataatttttacttatcgACTCCTAATTCCATTGTCTCGTGATATAATTTAGAacaatgtaacaaaaataaatattgaaaatttatttacgtctttaattttttaaccctaatattatttacgttttaatGAAAAGACGTAATGTTATTCTATAAAGCGTATTATAAGTGAATTGTGGTGTCGGCTTATAGGAATTACTTAGTTTAGCTCTATGAAACTATTTTAGTGGCCTAGTTAGCCGACTGGGATGCTAAGCAGACGGGTAGGCATTCCCACACCATCAATACCTGAGAACGCTGAGGCGCGCTGCTGACCAAACTCCGGGTCTATTACCCCTACGCCTACTACCTTCagcaattaaactaaattaggGAATTAAGCGgattttttagtatataaagtAAAGCACTTTAATGGCAAgcctcttttaaaaaatatactgatcatgcaaacaatttaaagtacatcactaatttaaaaaagatctcCCGAAGTGGAGGGTAATTTTACGGGCAACTCATcacgtttatttattccattacctttgtttgccttaaaaaaatcaatggcactacaacctttttaggtctgggcctcagatcaatctttcatggtcatttgtaaattaaataggcaagtaggtgatcagccttctgtgtctgacgcacgccgtcgactttttgggtctaaggcaagtcctcacgatgttttccttcaccgttcgagctaatgttaaatgcgcacatagatagaaaatccattggtgcacagccgagccAAGAGatctaacctacgacctcaggatgGGCGCCGCACGCTGaacccactaggccaacactgctcgttgtttgattttatttttacaaaaacgaCCTTGGTTTGTGTTTTTTGTTGACAGCCAGtaacattttcatacaatataCGTATATGATCTCTTTGGTGATTTAATCAATCATTAACAATATACACATTCCAAatctaaattacttttaatctagggattaagaatttatttattatggtaCTTTGCCCATATTTATGGTACTACCATACATATGGGCAATGTTAGTAAACAAAACCTCGAGCCCTAAGTAAGCTGTCAAATGGTATTTAAGCTGTTTCTCTCCGAATCTCTATGTTTTCCATgaatttatattctaaaattttggtaaaaaaatatgttaaggtCACTTTTCTAGGTCTTATTTCATAAACACAGTTGCCTTTATCTCTGACAACGTGTTAGATATAATACATTGAAGTATTATGAAACATGTCTTCCTTGTCTCTCTACTCACGTTCAGAgcataaaattgattttaaacgcTTCTTAATTGTTTACCTATGTTATACTTGTCTATCAGATCGGCATTGTTGTCTTAAACGCACGAAATATCGTAATGACTTCATAACTAGggctgataatattttatttaaaactaatgtgCCCCCCCGAACTTCGTTTCGtcttaataagattttttactcAGTCCAACTTTTTGGTTGGTAACCAACACCTCTGTGTTGCACATTGTTTCCCTAAGTGGGttgtatattaaactaaatgttaattaaattcttgtttttatatttaagacataaatttttaaaaaaagtactcGTATTCCTCCAGCCGTCTTTGAGTTTTGTGCTTAACAACAAATTTttcgattcatttttatttatttagtggcTTAGATAAGCAATATTGTAAAGATTCAACAAAAGGAGCTGATACTTAATTAAAGTTGTGATCAAGCATCTTAACTCTGCCAAGAttggtatattatattttttgcgtTAGAAGGTCGGTTCTCACTTGATTTTAATGTGACCACACCTCTTGAGATTATGGTCCTctaaaaatacacttatgGAAATAATAGTATAAGGCTATTGAGATTACTAGTTGCTAGTttgttaaaactatttgacgatacttttaagtttaaacCATGATACGTCGAGTTGACGAAAACTATAGCGATAGTTGTACATCTTAAAACGTTACAtggcaaataaaaaatgtgataaTTCAATAACACTATTTTTCCTGTCAAGTATTATTCATATGTCACATGCAGATAGTAAacgttaaattatttgaatacgaagtcattaatattaataatatttttgacattttttttggGTAAAAGACAATGATGTATTTCTATTGGTGGTTCTATTTATCGGAGTATATAAGGTATATATACCAACGGTTACGAAATGGTCcctatactatattatattataaccaCCGAGTATTCGTTCAGAAAGCAAAATTAAACGAGCCACAAAAgtgttatcaaaatttaatttttgaagtaaGTATACCTTTTGGGCCGTGAAGTACAAGAGCACAGGCACTAATTAAAGATCCAAGTTAACGCCTGGTAGTAAGTACCGGTAAACCCAGAGCTGGTGCGTTTCTCGCTCAAgcaataagtatcgcaatacagcgatgAAATGCTAGCGTTAAagatacactgccacagggatcagacgttttaaatttgttgtaattttggTTTAtccatttataattattattatgtaggttaaaaagattgtaaatacttcattaaaatcaatttcttGCACATGTCGTTCTAAGTATTTGGCACCTTAAATAATGCTCATAATTGTTTTGCTCTTATATCCAACGAGTCATaatggtttttttaaaatcctaCTCGcataaaacacaatattaagGCATTATATCCTCGTCTCTTATGAAGGTAGATTATTTTAATCGTGGTCGTCCAAAAAGGCaagtttcaatatttttacttactacGGTAATCTATAAACcttatcattaaatttaataaaattaagtccCTCACTTGCGTCTATCTGTCTGTATAAATGCGGTATTCGCTAAATACGGTAACTATTGACAAGACTAGGAAATACGTTGCTTTTACCTTAAATGAATCAAATTTCACCAAAAACCCAGTTTTAGTCACTTTTACGTACGCAGTTTCGATTGTTCCTCGTGGTACCTACATTACTATCAGCGTATACAAACTGTATATAATGTTAAGTGAGGCCGCAGTCAACAAACCTCAGTCTTGTTGCATTAGCGGCAGTACAtttgttgttaaaaatgtatcgGTTTGTGCTTTTCCTAACTTTATTTTCCTACGCAGCGTCAAAGTGTTAGTATCAATCTTTCATTTAGAAATTAGTAAAGTACGACGTTAATTTATTGTGTGAAAATGAAATTCTGAACACTTTTTCTGTTTTAGCTGAGCTGTCATGTAGGCATATTCGCGAATTCGTAGATAGACATAATTATTGGAGGTTGAAATTGGCGAAGGGAGAAATACCTAATCAACCGGCGGCATCGGAGATGAAGTATATTGTGAgtattatcttatataaatgagtagttataataatagacaaaataaatatgtaacggTCAATGTTTTTTCTAGATTTGGGACGAAGAGTTGGCAGCTAAAGCAGCTCAATGGGCCTCCAATAATGAATATAAGCACAACCCGGATAAATCTGTCGGtgagttattttatatgaaaggcCTTTGTAAAAAAGATCTTattttggttaaataaaactgggttaggttttcaattaaatgtaatacatGTATACATGTGCGTGCGATACCAACGTATACGATATAATAAGGTACGATGACATGACAATAATTCCTTTTTACCATCTCGttctgaatttttattttaaaataaaaaataaataaatagtacacatatataatatatatactgttaGAAATTATTCCAGGTATTGCTCTTATTGGTATAACAGTGTGTAGGCATAGTGGTTTCAACGAGagactctcaaccctgagatcgtaggttcgaaccccgggcttgccaatggactttctgttaTTATTCGCTtgtacggtgaaagaaaacatcgttaggaaaccgaca
This is a stretch of genomic DNA from Pieris brassicae chromosome 1, ilPieBrab1.1, whole genome shotgun sequence. It encodes these proteins:
- the LOC123707771 gene encoding venom allergen 5-like encodes the protein MYRFVLFLTLFSYAASKSELSCRHIREFVDRHNYWRLKLAKGEIPNQPAASEMKYIIWDEELAAKAAQWASNNEYKHNPDKSVGSNRFFTGENIFSTASTDLSYKFEPRSVVDSWFSEHKYFKYGALEDSGKKISDYPQVAWSDSIYLGCGVSKEYKNGWLNYYVVCNYGPTGNLGRAPYPAGQPSGQLVCANDCSRFYGDKCSVFNIQKQSQRKALI